One stretch of Streptomyces sp. NBC_00443 DNA includes these proteins:
- a CDS encoding sensor histidine kinase encodes MRFRGTSIRRKMVALLLVPLVSLTAIWGFATVLTGRGAAQLFTVSSLVEKIGYSTEDAVRVLQQERRQALVYLADRRASDALSALRVTRNATDAAVAEIRKNAKDPDVRDGLDQGDSERLTAVLDAFDGINPLRRSVEDGTVSRADALHQYNLLVDPCYTLLASLDGVDNVAMDKQARALLNVTRARELLSREDALLSSALVVGKLSRDEIRDVSDLVAQRTLMYEVSLTDLPSSERVRYERFWKNASTAPLRVAEQDLVSSEPGRSSTVDAKRWDTVAGGALEELSKLNDEAGARYQDRVSPVAMGVIIKAALAGVVGLLALLFSLFLSVRIGRSLVRDLRQLRLDAHEASGVRLPSVMRRLSAGEQVDVETEVPRLEYDKNEIGEVGQALNTLQRAAVEAAVKQAELRAGVSEVFVNLARRSQVLLHKQLTLLDTMERRTEDTDELADLFRLDHLTTRMRRHAEGLVILSGAAPSRQWRKPVQLMDVVRAAVAEVEDYERIEVRRLPRVAVTGPAVADITHLVAELLENATVFSPPHTAVQVLGERVANGFTLEIHDRGLGMAADVLLDANLRLAETPEFELSDTDRLGLFVVSRLAQRQNVRVSLQPSPYGGTTAVVFIPDALLTDDVPDTNGIGFRLDRPTPSKEAELEESRRAALSQVPARVPGLPAALLDGPVELEAPVDLDALSDFPDALGDEDGERGGLFRPRRTLAPMEDEATGPHGPQHPVSGIHGGPDDADPDDDASAPVPLPRRGTPKLVSSHGRPVTEQRSRWEKADAESSTGPSRPQPNGLAPLPSRRRATGSHGEGAGAPDRIGDRADAAPSTGHDHGGPPEAPALPRRTRRPAITSGDSAPNATAPAQEAGSGTGALPRRVRQASLAPQLKQGPAPRTEEKPELAERDADEVRSRMASLQRGWQRGRQENAAGDDAHSGTAPQRTTKGDGR; translated from the coding sequence ATGCGCTTTCGCGGGACGTCGATCCGCCGGAAGATGGTGGCGCTGCTTCTCGTGCCGCTGGTGTCCCTCACCGCGATCTGGGGCTTCGCCACGGTACTCACAGGGCGAGGTGCGGCGCAGCTCTTCACGGTGTCGTCCCTCGTCGAGAAGATCGGCTACTCCACTGAGGACGCCGTCCGCGTCCTTCAGCAGGAACGTCGCCAGGCGCTGGTCTATCTTGCCGACCGCCGGGCCTCGGACGCGCTGTCCGCACTGCGGGTCACCCGCAACGCCACCGACGCCGCCGTCGCCGAGATCCGCAAGAACGCCAAGGATCCCGACGTCCGCGACGGGCTGGACCAGGGCGACAGCGAGCGCCTCACTGCCGTCCTGGACGCCTTCGACGGCATCAACCCCCTGCGTCGCAGCGTCGAGGACGGAACGGTGAGCCGCGCCGACGCCCTCCACCAGTACAACCTTCTCGTGGACCCCTGCTACACCCTCCTGGCATCCCTCGACGGCGTCGACAACGTGGCGATGGACAAGCAGGCCCGCGCCCTTCTCAATGTCACCCGCGCCCGCGAACTGCTCTCCCGTGAGGACGCGTTGCTCAGTTCCGCCCTCGTGGTGGGCAAGCTCTCCCGGGACGAGATACGCGACGTCTCCGATCTCGTCGCCCAGCGCACCCTCATGTACGAGGTCAGCCTGACGGACCTGCCCTCGTCCGAGCGGGTTCGCTACGAGCGCTTCTGGAAGAACGCCTCCACCGCTCCGCTGCGAGTCGCCGAGCAGGACCTCGTCTCCTCCGAGCCGGGCAGGTCCAGCACAGTCGACGCAAAGCGCTGGGACACCGTCGCCGGCGGCGCCCTCGAGGAGCTCAGCAAACTCAACGACGAGGCGGGCGCCCGCTACCAGGACCGCGTCAGTCCCGTCGCGATGGGCGTCATCATCAAGGCGGCCCTCGCCGGCGTCGTCGGCCTGCTCGCCCTGCTGTTCTCCCTCTTCCTCTCCGTGCGCATCGGCCGCAGCCTCGTGCGCGACCTGCGGCAGCTGCGCCTCGATGCCCACGAGGCCTCCGGCGTACGACTGCCCAGCGTGATGCGGCGCCTCTCCGCCGGAGAACAGGTCGACGTGGAGACCGAGGTCCCGCGCCTGGAGTACGACAAGAACGAGATCGGCGAGGTCGGACAGGCCCTCAACACCCTGCAGCGCGCCGCCGTCGAGGCCGCCGTCAAGCAGGCAGAACTGCGCGCCGGGGTCTCCGAGGTCTTCGTCAACCTCGCCCGCCGCAGCCAGGTCCTCCTCCACAAGCAGCTCACCCTCCTCGACACCATGGAACGCCGGACCGAGGACACCGACGAACTCGCCGACCTGTTCCGCCTGGACCACCTGACGACCCGTATGCGCCGGCACGCCGAGGGCCTGGTGATCCTCTCCGGCGCCGCCCCTTCCCGGCAATGGCGCAAGCCCGTGCAGCTCATGGACGTCGTGCGCGCCGCGGTCGCCGAGGTCGAGGACTACGAGCGCATCGAGGTCCGCCGCCTGCCCCGCGTCGCTGTCACGGGCCCGGCCGTCGCGGACATCACCCATCTCGTGGCCGAACTCCTGGAGAACGCGACGGTGTTCTCCCCGCCACACACCGCCGTCCAGGTTCTGGGCGAGCGGGTCGCCAACGGCTTCACCCTGGAGATCCACGACCGAGGCCTGGGTATGGCGGCCGACGTCCTACTGGACGCCAACCTCCGACTCGCCGAGACACCCGAGTTCGAGCTGTCCGACACCGACCGGCTCGGTCTGTTCGTCGTCAGCCGGCTCGCCCAGCGGCAGAACGTCCGGGTCTCGCTGCAGCCGTCGCCGTACGGCGGCACCACCGCCGTCGTGTTCATCCCCGACGCGCTGCTCACCGACGACGTCCCGGACACCAATGGCATCGGGTTCCGACTCGACCGGCCCACGCCCTCGAAGGAGGCCGAGCTGGAGGAGTCGCGCCGGGCCGCGCTCTCCCAGGTGCCGGCTCGCGTGCCCGGCCTGCCCGCCGCGCTCCTCGACGGTCCGGTCGAGCTGGAGGCCCCGGTCGATCTCGACGCCCTCAGTGACTTCCCGGACGCGCTCGGCGACGAGGACGGAGAACGCGGCGGCCTCTTCCGCCCGCGTCGTACCCTCGCCCCCATGGAGGACGAAGCGACGGGCCCGCACGGACCCCAGCACCCGGTCTCCGGCATCCACGGCGGGCCGGACGACGCAGACCCGGACGACGACGCGAGCGCGCCTGTCCCGCTGCCCCGCCGCGGGACGCCCAAGCTGGTCAGCTCGCACGGACGCCCGGTCACCGAGCAGCGCTCCCGGTGGGAGAAGGCAGACGCCGAGTCGTCGACAGGCCCGAGCCGCCCGCAGCCGAACGGCCTCGCTCCGCTGCCGTCCCGGCGCCGCGCCACGGGATCCCACGGCGAGGGAGCCGGCGCGCCGGACCGGATCGGTGACCGTGCCGACGCAGCGCCCTCCACCGGGCACGACCACGGTGGGCCGCCGGAGGCCCCGGCTCTCCCGAGGCGCACACGACGCCCCGCGATCACCTCGGGCGACTCCGCCCCGAACGCGACCGCCCCGGCCCAGGAGGCCGGCTCCGGCACGGGAGCGCTGCCCCGGCGCGTACGCCAGGCCAGCCTGGCTCCGCAGCTCAAACAGGGCCCGGCACCGCGCACCGAGGAGAAGCCGGAGCTCGCCGAGCGGGACGCGGACGAGGTCCGCAGCCGAATGGCCTCCCTCCAGCGCGGCTGGCAGCGCGGCCGCCAGGAGAACGCCGCGGGCGACGACGCCCACAGCGGCACAGCACCACAACGAACGACTAAGGGGGACGGTCGATGA
- a CDS encoding roadblock/LC7 domain-containing protein, with amino-acid sequence MTAPKATGHTATNRSGELNWLLDDLVDRVASIRKALVLSGDGLPTGVSKDLTREDSEHLAAVASGFHSLAKGVGRHFEAGNVRQTVVELDDAFLFVTAAGDGSCLAVLSDADSDVGLVAYEMTLLVKRVGVHLGTAPRTDLPAGG; translated from the coding sequence ATGACCGCACCGAAAGCGACCGGCCACACCGCGACCAACCGGTCCGGAGAGCTCAACTGGCTCCTCGACGACCTGGTGGACCGCGTCGCCAGCATTCGCAAGGCCCTCGTGCTCTCCGGCGACGGCCTGCCGACGGGGGTGTCCAAGGACCTGACCCGCGAGGACAGCGAGCACCTGGCTGCCGTCGCGTCCGGCTTCCACAGCCTTGCCAAGGGCGTGGGCCGCCACTTCGAGGCGGGCAACGTCCGGCAGACCGTCGTCGAGCTCGATGACGCCTTCCTGTTCGTGACGGCCGCCGGGGACGGCAGCTGCCTCGCGGTGCTCTCGGACGCCGACTCCGACGTCGGTCTGGTCGCGTACGAGATGACCCTCCTCGTCAAGCGTGTCGGCGTGCATCTGGGTACCGCTCCGCGCACCGATCTGCCCGCAGGCGGGTAG
- a CDS encoding DUF742 domain-containing protein: MSADGQGRSHWFDDEAGPVVRPYAMTRGRTSSAAQHRLDLIAVVVTEPQADDPEADSTLSPEHVDIVGLCRDAPQSVAELSAELDLPIGVVRVLVGDLVDSEFVHVNRPVPPAELVDESILRDVINGLRAL, encoded by the coding sequence ATGAGCGCAGACGGTCAGGGAAGAAGCCACTGGTTCGACGACGAGGCCGGACCGGTCGTCCGTCCGTACGCCATGACGCGCGGCCGCACCTCCAGTGCGGCCCAGCACCGCCTCGACCTGATCGCGGTGGTCGTCACGGAACCGCAGGCGGACGATCCGGAGGCGGACTCGACGCTGTCCCCGGAACATGTGGACATCGTCGGACTGTGCCGTGACGCCCCGCAGTCCGTGGCCGAACTCTCCGCCGAGCTCGATCTGCCCATCGGTGTCGTACGGGTTCTCGTCGGAGATCTCGTGGACTCGGAATTCGTCCATGTGAACCGGCCGGTACCGCCTGCCGAGCTGGTGGACGAGAGTATTCTGCGCGACGTGATCAACGGCCTGCGGGCGCTGTGA